From one Helicoverpa zea isolate HzStark_Cry1AcR chromosome 10, ilHelZeax1.1, whole genome shotgun sequence genomic stretch:
- the LOC124633782 gene encoding circadian clock-controlled protein daywake-like, translating into MVPRILIIAGVLISFTSALLAPFITPCKASDEECIVQNTIKSIPFFADGIPDLAVKPLDPLFFKNVDSSSPNLKFILSDITFKGLKDCKPIKVQRIPEKSNVFLKISCPLTVDGQYEMEGQLLVVKIAGKGKVNAYLPNLEVSVTLDMIDKEKDGQKYWRIKKFTHSFDVTGDSKLEFEGLLQDNQVLSQAANDLIKNSSNEVIKEIAAKLVENVITYIVGEFNHFFGKVPVSELALD; encoded by the exons ATGGTGCCAAGAATATTGATCATAGCAGGTGTACTTATAAGCTTCACGAGCGCTCTTTTAG CGCCGTTTATCACACCATGCAAAGCTAGCGATGAAGAATGTATCGTGCAGAACACTATTAAATCAATACCATTCTTTGCTGATGGCATCCCAGACCTGGCCGTGAAGCCTTTGGATCCCCTTTTCTTTAAGAATGTGGACTCTAGTTCACCTAACCTGAAATTTATTCTGAGTGACATCACCTTCAAGGGTTTAAAGGATTGCAAACCCATCAAAGTGCA GCGTATCCCAGAAAAGTCGAATGTATTCCTAAAAATATCCTGTCCTTTGACTGTTGATGGACAATATGAAATGGAGGGTCAGCTTCTGGTCGTCAAAATTGCTGGAAAAGGAAAGGTCAACGCATACCTTC CTAATTTGGAAGTGTCGGTTACATTAGATATGATTGACAAGGAAAAAGATGGACAGAAATACTGGCGTATCAAGAAATTCACTCATTCCTTTGATGTTACTGGAGACTCGAAGCTCGAGTTTGAAGGCCTGTTACAGGACAATCAAGTACTga GCCAGGCAGCCAATGACCTGATCAAGAACAGCAGCAACGAAGTCATCAAGGAGATCGCAGCCAAGCTGGTGGAAAATGTTATTACCTACATCGTTGGTGAATTCAACCACTTCTTCGGAAAAGTTCCAGTCAGTGAATTGGCTCTTGATTGA
- the LOC124633780 gene encoding protein takeout-like isoform X2 — protein MDSRYSFLLVILSIVCSANAASAPFIRKCKWDDSKCIKESAQSAIPILAAGIPELGVEKLDPFYMKSLDASSSGLKLLLWDIKGTGLNGCVAKKVQRDINKSKLIVKLQCSVDFAGKYEMSGRLLILPIEGKGDAHVVLRKIVITAEVDIGDNIGQDGEKHWKIKNWKHTYDLKEKSTIELENLFNGNEVLGRAARELIASSSNEIVKEVGPPIVKAIIGKIIANVDNFFQSVPASELAIE, from the exons ATGGATTCACGATATTCATTTTTGTTGGTTATCTTAAGTATAGTTTGTTCGGCAAATGCTGCATCTG CGCCCTTCATTCGAAAATGCAAATGGGACGACTCCAAATGCATCAAGGAAAGTGCACAAAGCGCCATCCCAATCCTGGCTGCTGGTATCCCAGAGCTTGGAGTAGAGAAACTGGATCCCTTCTATATGAAAAGCTTGGATGCCAGTTCATCAGGACTCAAGCTGCTGCTGTGGGACATTAAGGGAACCGGCTTGAATGGCTGCGTGGCTAAGAAAGTGCA ACGTGATATTAACAAATCGAAGCTTATCGTGAAGCTACAGTGCAGCGTGGACTTCGCCGGCAAGTATGAGATGAGTGGACGTCTGCTCATCCTCCCTATTGAAGGAAAGGGAGACGCCCATGTTGTTCTCA GAAAGATCGTCATCACCGCTGAAGTCGACATCGGAGACAACATCGGCCAGGACGGAGAGAAGCACTGGAAAATCAAGAACTGGAAGCACACCTATGATCTAAAGGAAAAGTCCACCATCGAGCTGGAGAACCTTTTCAATGGAAACGAAGTTCTTG GTCGTGCTGCCCGTGAGCTGATCGCCTCTAGCAGCAATGAGATCGTTAAGGAAGTCGGACCTCCAATCGTCAAGGCCATCATCGGCAAGATCATTGCAAACGTTGACAACTTCTTCCAAAGCGTACCAGCCAGCGAACTGGCCATTGAATAA
- the LOC124633780 gene encoding protein takeout-like isoform X1 → MDSRYSFLLVILSIVCSANAASDFTAPFIRKCKWDDSKCIKESAQSAIPILAAGIPELGVEKLDPFYMKSLDASSSGLKLLLWDIKGTGLNGCVAKKVQRDINKSKLIVKLQCSVDFAGKYEMSGRLLILPIEGKGDAHVVLRKIVITAEVDIGDNIGQDGEKHWKIKNWKHTYDLKEKSTIELENLFNGNEVLGRAARELIASSSNEIVKEVGPPIVKAIIGKIIANVDNFFQSVPASELAIE, encoded by the exons ATGGATTCACGATATTCATTTTTGTTGGTTATCTTAAGTATAGTTTGTTCGGCAAATGCTGCATCTG ATTTCACAGCGCCCTTCATTCGAAAATGCAAATGGGACGACTCCAAATGCATCAAGGAAAGTGCACAAAGCGCCATCCCAATCCTGGCTGCTGGTATCCCAGAGCTTGGAGTAGAGAAACTGGATCCCTTCTATATGAAAAGCTTGGATGCCAGTTCATCAGGACTCAAGCTGCTGCTGTGGGACATTAAGGGAACCGGCTTGAATGGCTGCGTGGCTAAGAAAGTGCA ACGTGATATTAACAAATCGAAGCTTATCGTGAAGCTACAGTGCAGCGTGGACTTCGCCGGCAAGTATGAGATGAGTGGACGTCTGCTCATCCTCCCTATTGAAGGAAAGGGAGACGCCCATGTTGTTCTCA GAAAGATCGTCATCACCGCTGAAGTCGACATCGGAGACAACATCGGCCAGGACGGAGAGAAGCACTGGAAAATCAAGAACTGGAAGCACACCTATGATCTAAAGGAAAAGTCCACCATCGAGCTGGAGAACCTTTTCAATGGAAACGAAGTTCTTG GTCGTGCTGCCCGTGAGCTGATCGCCTCTAGCAGCAATGAGATCGTTAAGGAAGTCGGACCTCCAATCGTCAAGGCCATCATCGGCAAGATCATTGCAAACGTTGACAACTTCTTCCAAAGCGTACCAGCCAGCGAACTGGCCATTGAATAA